The Babylonia areolata isolate BAREFJ2019XMU chromosome 22, ASM4173473v1, whole genome shotgun sequence genome contains a region encoding:
- the LOC143297009 gene encoding uncharacterized protein LOC143297009, protein MESSEEEEKQSYEQELYRLITVIGDRRLWFTKQKLQEYTDKVLALRSTPTKKRPGDYGFLGRYDIAEVLGERRLVRAGDKKQVYLSLEEVYCAVKEAHEACGHGGEKRTEKELSKRFANVTREQVKLYLATCRTCALKKGRNKNKADTCHYTTGSPHPHTATSSVTCSTASSRPIRTNPSMPFLQSPPKPFNLPEDSFHRMCQSKPSSKGESTDFSVSSSEPRGESSSEAMAMVSLSKLSDTCSSQVSGTGPSRRFSASPSERTELSSREPLDMAQLQSYHVTMPEPRDTRPSELAAESSSTLFGVGDSIQAADPQRLMTTDCDVTGDQPATMTSERELSSIRTDKISKQTLTEADGRGQRDDGIQPRPTVPETEEAAVAGTILQTAIYLLKGMREFDTMLFEVRQLLPSMERVLHVTPVGLYGLLGWPCHPLTSTLTIHGLLTHRVVYLPPRHVSLTYRGMPFDVDRFISELRWMVSLRNVCSGFPADLLPTTTTTPPPSSLRVFDSPEPRVQACDCPVVLEVKGNGRCPACNAVVDYFTRSAGQDSSVTGPPSSPSDDNLPVCFQDDLTPPPNKKPKRCDRVILDGMKTTVRRLSGDQNVSGGSRNSSNDAAVMKSRRKSRQSSSQGKSKSLLCPGYEGRKPDLAEPVPPSQAPESSQTNELSDTSSSCPQLSLPSSQEGFSVTMKTTQAGNVSASHSKSQLHETNRQLTPAQPVDSSNPPNETVVEGVEYNNAVIKREPEEDRAEVIVERAKDVECSLGGHESSSPDLHLAADSASLHCDDPGSESVPSVTQQVHVKQERGDSVTLPVAVSPAGEQPVPLLAVKLEVAHSENTLFLP, encoded by the exons ATGGAAagcagtgaggaggaggagaagcagtccTACGAACAGGAACTGTACCGACTGATCACCGTCATTGGAGACCGCCGCCTGTGGTTCaccaaacaaaaactgcaggAATACACCGACAAGGTGCTAGCCCTCCggtccacccccaccaaaaaacgcCCCGGGGACTACGGCTTTTTGGGTCGCTACGACATCGCCGAGGTTTTGGGCGAGAGGAGGCTGGTGAGAGCCGGTGACAAGAAACAGGTGTACCTGTCACTAGAGGAGGTATACTGCGCCGTAAAAGAAGCGCACGAGGCGTGTGGCCATGGTGGCGAGAAACGCACGGAGAAGGAGCTGTCCAAGAGGTTCGCCAACGTGACGAGGGAGCAGGTCAAGCTGTACCTGGCCACGTGCCGCACGTGCGCGCTGAAGAAGggcaggaacaagaacaaggcgGACACCTGTCACTACACCACCGgttctccacacccacacaccgccaCCTCATCCGTCACATGCAGCACCGCTTCCTCACGACCGATAAGAACCAACCCGTCCATGCCTTTCCTTCAGAGTCCACCGAAGCCTTTCAACCTGCCAGAAGATTCTTTTCATCGCATGTGTCAGTCAAAGCCTTCCAGCAAGGGAGAGTCAACGGATTTCTCCGTGAGCTCGTCAGAGCCGCGTGGCGAGAGTTCTTCAGAAGCAATGGCCATGGTGTCCCTGTCAAAGCTTTCAGACACGTGTTCATCACAAGTTTCGGGCACGGGTCCGTCACGGCGTTTCAGTGCCAGTCCGTCAGAACGAACTGAACTCAGTTCCCGAGAGCCATTGGACATGGCCCAGTTACAGTCATATCACGTGACCATGCCTGAACCACGTGACACAAGACCGTCAGAGCTGGCTGCTGAGAGTTCTTCCACGCTGTTTGGTGTGGGTGATTCTATACAGGCTGCTGATCCGCAAAGGCTGATGACGACAGACTGTGACGTCACTGGTGATCAGCCAGCGACGATGACGTCAGAGCGAGAGCTGTCGTCAATTAGGACCGACAAAATTTCAAAACAGACTTTGACAGAAG cAGACGGACGCGGACAAAGGGACGATGGAATCCAGCCCAGACCTACagtgccagagacagaggaggcagcAGTGGCGGGCACCATCCTGCAGACAGCCATCTACCTCCTGAAGGGCATGAGGGAGTTCGACACCATGCTGTTCGAG GTGAGACAGCTGCTGCCCAGCATGGAGCGGGTCCTGCACGTCACACCTGTCGGTCTGTACGGCCTGCTGGGCTGGCCCtgccaccccctcacctccaccctcaccatccACGGCCTCCTCACCCACAG GGTGGTCTACCTCCCTCCCCGCCACGTGTCCCTCACCTACAGGGGCATGCCATTCGACGTGGACCGCTTCATCTCAGAGCTCAGGTGGATGGTCAGCCTGAGGAACGTCTGCAGCGGCTTCCCCGCGGACctcctgcccaccaccaccaccacacctcccccgtCCTCCCTGCGGGTGTTCGATTCCCCGGAGCCCAGGGTGCAGGCCTGTGACTGCCCTGTGGTGCTGGAAGTGAAGGGGAACGGGAGATGCCCCGCCTGCAACGCTGTTGTGGATTACTTCACTCGCTCTGCTGGACAGGACTCCAGCGTTACGggcccaccctcctctccctctgacGACAACTTGCCTGTCTGTTTCCAAGACGATTTAACCCCGCCACCAAATAAGAAACCCAAAAGGTGTGATCGTGTAATCCTCGATGGAATGAAAACCACAGTGAGAAGACTGTCTGGTGATCAGAACGTGTCTGGGGGTTCTCGTAACAGCAGTAATGATGCAGCGGTGATGAAgtcaagaagaaaaagcagacagtCGTCCTCACAGGGAAAATCAAAGAGTTTGCTTTGTCCTGGATATGAAGGAAGAAAGCCAGACTTGGCTGAACCTGTTCCGCCATCGCAGGCGCCTGAGTCTTCACAGACAAACGAACTATCAGACACTTCAAGTTCTTGTCCGCAGCTATCGCTCCCTTCCTCACAAGAAGGATTCAGTGTAACAATGAAAACTACCCAGGCAGGAAATGTAAGTGCCAGTCACTCAAAATCTCAGCTCCATGAAACAAATAGACAGCTAACTCCTGCTCAGCCAGTTGATTCTTCCAATCCTCCAAACGAAACAGTTGTTGAAGGGGTTGAATACAACAACGCGGTGATCAAAAGGGAACCAGAGGAGGACAGAGCTGAGGTCATCGTGGAAAGAGCAAAGGACGTGGAGTGTAGCCTTGGTGGGCACGAATCAAGCTCTCCAGACCTGCACCTCGCTGCTGACAGTGCTTCGCTCCACTGTGACGACCCGGGGTCAGAGTCTGTGCCTTCCGTGACCCAGCAGGTGCACGTCAAGCAGGAACGGGGAGACAGCGTGACACTCCCAGTGGCCGTGTCTCCAGCAGGCGAACAGCCTGTTCCATTGCTGGCAGTCAAACTTGAAGTGGCCCATTCAGAGAACACATTATTTTTGCCTTGA